One segment of Carya illinoinensis cultivar Pawnee chromosome 1, C.illinoinensisPawnee_v1, whole genome shotgun sequence DNA contains the following:
- the LOC122300620 gene encoding uncharacterized protein LOC122300620, with the protein MDKSWMHESDRLMSPAYAEGVNQFLLLARNHARGQNRIRCPCRICCNNLWLSFPEVQSHLFITGINPSYTQWIFHGEEETQHFNIGSDDELDYNGGDDYIDDIDQLLDDVRVSTFFDPPHDSTSGPTQPPMAEHIPMSSFAQLLDNARRPLYPGCTKFSKLSFVVKLLHIKTIGHWSIKSFNMLLDLLKSAFPDADLPQSYEESRSLERGLGFKYHKIHACPNDCILFWKENADKNVCPICNASRWMSNTHGTRVLPQKVLRHFPLKPRLQRLYMSAKIATDMRWHKEKRASDETIMRHPADSVSWNNFDKDHAWFAEDSRNVRLGLASDGFNPFNNLAKPYSIWPVILVPYNLPPWLCMKDQFFMTSVIIPGPKSPGNDIDVYLQPLIDELLELWEHGIATHDASTASTFMLHAALLWTINDFPALGNLSGWSTKGKLACPPCNADTDSTWLKYGRKHSYMGHRRFLPLDHIWRRRKNLFNGKEDHRLPPQVLSGSDILSQLYMLDDLQFGKSRRKRKRRADELNWTKSSIFFKLPYWSTLMLRHNLDVMHIEKNITDNIFGTLMNIPGKTKDTINARRDLEILGVRKELHLKREGERVTLPHASYTLQGVERTKFCEWLVDVKFPDGFAANISRCVSVRDCKISGLKSHDNHVFLQQLLPIAVGG; encoded by the exons atggacaaaagttggatgcacGAGAGCGATAGACTGATGTCACCTGCATATGCCGAAGGAGTTAACCAATTCCTATTACTTGCACGAAACCATGCAAGGGGCCAAAACCGCATACGGTGTCCATGCCGCATATGCTGTAATAATCTGTGGCTATCTTTCCCTGAAGTGCAGAGTCATTTGTTCATAACCGGGATTAATCCAAGTTATACAcagtggatatttcatggggaggaggagacACAACATTTTAATATTGGATCTGATGATGAGTTAGATTATAATGGTGGGGACGATTACATCGATGACATCGACCAGCTGTTAGACGATGTGCGGGTGAGTACATTCTTCGACCCGCCCCACGACAGCACGTCGGGGCCTACTCAACCACCCATGGCTGAACACATCCCTATGTCTTCCTTTGCACAACTACTTGATAATGCTCGTCGTCCACTTTATCCCGGatgtacaaaattttcaaagttgTCGTTTGTTGTAAAGCTGCTACATATAAAGACCATTGGTCATTGGTCAATCAAATCATTCAACATGCTCCTCGACTTATTGAAGTCTGCCTTTCCTGATGCTGATTTGCCACAGTCATATGAGGAGTCAAGGTCATTAGAGCGGGGGCTAGGGTTCAAGTACCACAAAATCCATGCATGTCCCAACgattgcatattattttggaaggaaaatgctgaTAAGAATGTGTGCCCTATATGTAATGCTTCACGGTGGATGTCAAATACACATGGGACACGAGTTCTCCCTCAGAAGGTTTTACGGCATTTCCCGTTGAAACCTAGACTGCAACGGCTATATATGTCTGCAAAGATAGCAACTGATATGCGATGGCATAAAGAGAAACGAGCTTCAGATGAGACAATTATGAGGCACCCAGCCGACTCAGTCTCTTGGAATAATTTCGATAAAGACCATGCATGGTTTGCAGAGGATTCTCGAAATGTTAGACTCGGTCTAGCTAGTGATGGCTTTAACCCCTTTAACAATTTGGCTAAACCTTATAGCATATGGCCAGTTATTCTCGTACCGTATAACTTGCCTCCGTGGCTATGCATGAAAgaccaattcttcatgacatctgTCATCATTCCAGGGCCGAAATCACCAGGGAATGATATTGATGTTTACTTGCAACCGTTGATCGATGAGTTGCTTGAACTTTGGGAACATGGGATAGCTACGCATGATGCATCCACAGCGTCAACATTCATGTTGCATGCAGCAttattatggacaataaatgacttTCCAGCCCTGGGGAATCTTTCCGGGTGGTCAACCAAAGGAAAACTAGCATGTCCACCATGCAACGCAGATACAGACTCAACATGGTTGAAGTATGGTCGAAAGCATAGCTATATGGGACACCGTCGGTTCTTACCGCTAGACCACATTTGGAGACGCCGAAAGAATTTGTTCAACGGTAAAGAAGATCACCGACTGCCACCACAGGTGTTATCAGGTTCAGATATATTAAGTCAACTATATATGCTCGATGATCTCCAATTTGGTAAATCTCGTCGAAAGAGAAAGCGAAGGGCTGATGAGTTGAACTGGACGAAGAGCAGCATTTTCTTCAAGTTACCCTACTGGTCAACATTGATGTTGCGGCACaatcttgatgttatgcatattgagaagaatattacTGATAACATCTTTGGCACTTTAATGAACATTCctggaaaaacaaaagatactaTTAATGCACGACGTGACCTTGAGATCTTGGGTGtaagaaaagaattacatttgaagcGCGAAGGAGAAAGGGTTACATTGCCACATGCTTCTTATACATTGCAAGGTGTTGAGAGGACTAAATTTTGTGAGTGGTTGGTGGATGTAAAATTCCCCGATGGGTTTGCTGCAAACATCTCGCGATGTGTTTCTGTGCGTGACTGCAAAATCTCTGGGTTGAAAAGCCATGATAATCATGTATTTCTGCAACAACTACTTCCTATAGCAGTTGGCGG ATGA
- the LOC122278674 gene encoding uncharacterized protein LOC122278674 isoform X1 encodes MPVHIIHNLILPICAHRDLVCREHHEMCQRTNPTAVDRTHKKDFELWFKTRVIGQRNLNPLDVSADLYALACGPESWVASYAGCIISGKRFHTKRREVRRRTQNSGVFVTGDNQSNNVDFYGVIHDILEIHYMGWRRVYLFRCEWFDVGDRRRGVRVDDHLVSVNMDRTWYKDEPFVLACQASQCFYIKDVRVKGNWHVVQKFTNRNVYDIPPIEMVAEEKDVNASSDADAYQENESSHHYTPVQGHDVLVPTPLSRNDIEPRRVDAREAGCIDNARLEDFINDAELGSTSSDATGDEEGSEEHGFTTESE; translated from the exons ATGCCAGTGCATATTATCCACAACCTGATTTTACCAATTTGTGCACATCGTGACTTGGTGTGCAGAGAACATCATGAAATGTGTCAGCGGACGAACCCTACTGCAGTTGATCGCACACATAAGAAGGACTTCGAACTATGGTTCAAGACGCGT GTTATAGGCCAACGTAACCTCAATCCACTTGATGTGTCAGCTGATTTATATGCACTAGCCTGTGGTCCCGAAAGTTGGGTTGCATCATACGCTGGTTGTATTATAAGTGGAAAACGGTTCCACACAAAGCGGCGTGAAGTCAGAAGACGTACACAAAATTCAGGAGTCTTTGTAACTGGTGACAATCAATCTAATAATGTTGACTTTTATGGTGTGATTCATGACATCTTGGAGATACACTACATGGGATGGCGACGCGTGTACCTATTCAGATGTGAATGGTTTGATGTTGGAGATCGAAGAAGAGGGGTACGAGTGGATGATCATTTAGTCAGTGTCAACATGGACCGGACTTGGTATAAGGACGAACCCTTTGTCCTAGCATGCCAGGCATCCCAATGCTTTTACATAAAAGATGTACGTGTCAAAGGTAATTGGCATGTAGTGCAGAAATTCACCAATAGGAATGTATACGATATTCCACCAATAGAAATGGTGGCagaagaaaaagatgtgaaTGCGTCAAGTGACGCTGATGCCTATCAAGAGAATGAATCATCGCATCATTACACACCTGTCCAGGGTCATGATGTGCTTGTCCCAACTCCATTGAGTAGGAATGATATTGAACCCAGGCGTGTTGATGCACGAGAAGCAGGTTGTATAGATAACGCAAGACTTGAAGATTTTATCAACGATGCCGAACTTGGCTCTACATCAAGTGATGCTACTGGTGACGAGGAAGGTTCTGAGGAGCATGGTTTTACGACAGAGTCCGAATAA
- the LOC122278674 gene encoding uncharacterized protein LOC122278674 isoform X2, with translation MCQRTNPTAVDRTHKKDFELWFKTRVIGQRNLNPLDVSADLYALACGPESWVASYAGCIISGKRFHTKRREVRRRTQNSGVFVTGDNQSNNVDFYGVIHDILEIHYMGWRRVYLFRCEWFDVGDRRRGVRVDDHLVSVNMDRTWYKDEPFVLACQASQCFYIKDVRVKGNWHVVQKFTNRNVYDIPPIEMVAEEKDVNASSDADAYQENESSHHYTPVQGHDVLVPTPLSRNDIEPRRVDAREAGCIDNARLEDFINDAELGSTSSDATGDEEGSEEHGFTTESE, from the exons ATGTGTCAGCGGACGAACCCTACTGCAGTTGATCGCACACATAAGAAGGACTTCGAACTATGGTTCAAGACGCGT GTTATAGGCCAACGTAACCTCAATCCACTTGATGTGTCAGCTGATTTATATGCACTAGCCTGTGGTCCCGAAAGTTGGGTTGCATCATACGCTGGTTGTATTATAAGTGGAAAACGGTTCCACACAAAGCGGCGTGAAGTCAGAAGACGTACACAAAATTCAGGAGTCTTTGTAACTGGTGACAATCAATCTAATAATGTTGACTTTTATGGTGTGATTCATGACATCTTGGAGATACACTACATGGGATGGCGACGCGTGTACCTATTCAGATGTGAATGGTTTGATGTTGGAGATCGAAGAAGAGGGGTACGAGTGGATGATCATTTAGTCAGTGTCAACATGGACCGGACTTGGTATAAGGACGAACCCTTTGTCCTAGCATGCCAGGCATCCCAATGCTTTTACATAAAAGATGTACGTGTCAAAGGTAATTGGCATGTAGTGCAGAAATTCACCAATAGGAATGTATACGATATTCCACCAATAGAAATGGTGGCagaagaaaaagatgtgaaTGCGTCAAGTGACGCTGATGCCTATCAAGAGAATGAATCATCGCATCATTACACACCTGTCCAGGGTCATGATGTGCTTGTCCCAACTCCATTGAGTAGGAATGATATTGAACCCAGGCGTGTTGATGCACGAGAAGCAGGTTGTATAGATAACGCAAGACTTGAAGATTTTATCAACGATGCCGAACTTGGCTCTACATCAAGTGATGCTACTGGTGACGAGGAAGGTTCTGAGGAGCATGGTTTTACGACAGAGTCCGAATAA